Genomic DNA from Spirochaetaceae bacterium:
CACCACGCCGGGCGAGTTCCTGGCCTGCCCGCACGGCATCTGGGCCGACTCCCGCGGCGACCTCTACGTCGGCCAGGTCCAGGCCCCCGCCCAACTCCAGAAATTCATCCGCCTGTAAGCCTCCCGACCTCCGGAGGGGTGTCAGCGTGATCGGACCGCTGTCACGCGGCGCGGAAGCGTTCGTACCGCCACGCGAGTCGGTCACGGTCGGGACGGTCCGCTCGGCGGTTGGGCAGGGCGACCCGCGACTCGTGCAGTTCCTGCAGGCCGTGCAGGAGCATGGGACCGTCGGTCTCGTCGCGTACGTCGCGGCGGACGTGCACCGTGTAGTCGGGTGAGATCCCGATCAGGTCGCTGTCGTAGGCGGCATGGTGGATCTTGCACAGGCACAACCCGTTCGGGACGACCGGTTCTCCCTGAGGCTCGCCATCAGGCACGATGTGGGCGGCATCGAGCAGCGTGCGATGGCGCAGGCGGCACAGGGAACAACACCCGGAGTAGGCATCGAGCACGCGTTCACGGAACGCCGTCTGGTGGAGGCGGCGCCTGGTTTCGCCAGTGATGTAGCGGCGGATCCCGATGATCGAGTCCGATCCCATGACGCTCGCCGATCCCTCGGCCGGACTCAGCGTGAGAGCCGCCTCGACCGCCACCATGCAGCACAGTTCGTGCGGGCGATCCTCGACGATGAACACGGGCCATACCGGCATGTAGCGGCCGCGCGCCACGCCATGAAAGTAGATCAACGGCGTGCGGGTGCGGCACAGCTCGCGCAGGCCGACGTTGTCCCGATGGTGCGGGTCCGTACCGCGGTACCGATATTCAAGGAACCCGTCTTCGGTAAAGGAGTCGTCGTATGGTCCCGACGGAGTCGTCGTGATGGACAGCGGGAGTGCCAGCACACGCGGCTTCCAGATGCCGGGCTGTCCCATGAAGGTGACCCTTTGTCCGCGGTGCTCGAAGCCGTCTTGAAGAATCCCTCGCGGCACCACGTGGCCGTGCCGGGCGGCCTGTTCGGCGAGCCAGGAGAATGCCGCTGCCCTGAT
This window encodes:
- a CDS encoding HNH endonuclease; this encodes MSGDDDIRAAAFSWLAEQAARHGHVVPRGILQDGFEHRGQRVTFMGQPGIWKPRVLALPLSITTTPSGPYDDSFTEDGFLEYRYRGTDPHHRDNVGLRELCRTRTPLIYFHGVARGRYMPVWPVFIVEDRPHELCCMVAVEAALTLSPAEGSASVMGSDSIIGIRRYITGETRRRLHQTAFRERVLDAYSGCCSLCRLRHRTLLDAAHIVPDGEPQGEPVVPNGLCLCKIHHAAYDSDLIGISPDYTVHVRRDVRDETDGPMLLHGLQELHESRVALPNRRADRPDRDRLAWRYERFRAA